Genomic DNA from Acidisoma sp. PAMC 29798:
GTCACGGCCGTGGTCGCCGATCTCGCGGACCGGAAAGACCAGCGCTGGCAGGACGCCATTCAGGGTGTCGATGCCATCGTGCATTTCGCCGCCCAGCGCCCGTACGTGGACGCGACATGGGAAGATTCGACGACATCGATCGACATGACCCTGAACCTCACCGGCGCGGCGGTCGAAGCGGGCGTTGGTCGCTTCATCTTCGCCACCTCCAACCACGTCATGGGCGGCTACAAGGAAGACTCAGACAGCATGGCGCCGGGATCGCTGACCGTCGATCTGTCGCCCCGCCCGGGCACGCAGGTGCGCGAGCCGGATGGCAGCCTGTCGCTGCCCTATGCCTATGCGGTCACGAAGCTGACAGGGGAGCGCATTTGCCGGGAGCGGGCGCTGGGCTCGCATGGCACGCTCACCACGGTCGCCGTGCGGATCGGCTGGTGTCAGCCCGGTGTGAACCGCCCCGAAACCCTCAATGCTACGGGCCAACCCGGTGTCGAAGATACCGGCCCGCAGGATGCCGAGGCCAAGCGCGATCTCGCCTGGTTCCGCAATATGTGGCTGTCCAACAGGGACTTCGCCCAGGTCTTTGAGCGTGCGATCCGGGCCGATGCATCCGGCTGGCCCGCGCCCGCCATCATCGTCAACGGCATGTCCAAGAACAGCGGCATGCTGTGGGATATTGCACTGACCGAGCGTCTGCTCGGCTACAGGCCCGAGGATGACGCGGCGACAGGCTGATCGCCGGCCGCCTTGACCGATCTGGCGCCGCACTCGATATGCGGCACCGCCGAACCGTCGCCGACCAACCGAGGAAACCGTCCCATGCATATTCTCATCATCGGCGCCGCGGGCATGGTCGGCCGCAAGCTCACGGAACGGCTGGCGGCGGACGGCGCCATCGGCGGCACGCCGATCACCGCCTTCACCCTCGCCGATATGGTGACGCCCCATCCGCCGGCCGGTTTCTCCGGCACCGCCGATTGCGTGACGGCGGATCTGACGGTGTCGGGGGCCGCGACCACGCTGCTCGCCGGAAAACCCGACGTGATCTACCATCTGGCCGCCATCGTCTCGGGCGAGGCGGAAGCCGATTTCGAGAAGGGCTATAGCGTCAATCTCGATGGCACACGGCATCTGCTGGAAGCCATTCGCACCAGCCAGGCCGGCACGGGCTGGAAGCCGCGCGTGATCTTCGCCTCCTCCATCGCGGTCTTCGGCGGTGATATGCCGGACGTGATCAGCGACGAGTATTTCCTGACGCCCGAAACCAGCTACGGCACGCAAAAGGCGATCTGCGAATTGCTGCTGGCGGATTACTCGCGTCGCGGCTTTATCGATGGCATCGGACTGCGCCTGCCCACAGTCTGCGTGCGGCCGGGCAAGCCCAACCGCGCCGCGTCCGGCTTCTTCTCGGGCATCATCCGTGAGCCGCTGGCCGGGCAAACCGCCATCCTGCCGGTGAGCGAGGATGTGCGTCATTGGATGGGCAGCCCGCGCGCCACGGTGCAATTCCTGCTGCATGCCGCGACGCTTGACCTGTCATTGCTGAAGAACCGGCGCAGCCTGACAATGCCGGGTCTCGCGGTCACGGTGGGTGAGCAGATCGCGGCGCTGGAGCGTGTCGCGGGACCCAAGGTCACCGCCTTGATCAAGCACGAACCCGATCCGGTGATCGCGCATATCGTCAGTGGCTGGGCGCGGGGTTTCGATCCCAGCCGTGCGGAGGCCCTCGGCTTCGTCGCCGAACGCCAGTTCGACGACATCATTCGCATTCATATCGAGGATGAGCTGGGCGGCACACTGCCGGCCTGACCATCCCGACGGCACGATGTCCGGCCCCAATGGCCGGATGAACCACCGGGCGCAAGACCCGGTCTATTGGGAAGATGAGACCATGAAATACTTGCTCTGCAGCACTGCTTTGGCGCTTTCGATCGGCGTCGCCATGGCGCCGGCGCATGCCGATACCTCCGGCAAGCGCATCGCCTTGTCCAACAACTATGCCGGCAATTCCTGGCGTCAGGCGATGCTGCAAGCCTGGACGGAAGCCGGCAAGGCAGCCATGGGCGACAAGGCCCTGGCGGCGGCCGACTCCTTCACCACGGCCGACAAGGAAGTGACGACCCAGGCGGCCCAGGTGCAAAACCTGATACTGCAAGGCTACGACGCCATCGTCATCGACGCGGCCTCCCCCGATGCGCTGAACGGCGCCATCAAGGCCGCCTGTGACGCGCATATCGTCGTGGTCTCCTTCGACGGCATTGTGACGGAGCCTTGCGCCTATCGCCTGACGGTCGATTTCAAGTCGCTAGGTGAGAAGCAGGTCGATTACCTCGCAGGCCGCTTCCCGAATGGCGGCAATCTGCTCGAAATTCGCGGCCTCGCGGGCACCTCGATCGACGGCCTGATCCATGACGGTATCGTGGCCGGTGTCGCCAAGCATCCGGGCTTTAAGATCGTCGGCAGCGTCGAGGGCGATTGGGATGAGGCGACGGCGCAGAAGGCCGTCTCCACCGTGCTGTCCTCGCTGCCCCAAGTCGTGGGCGTGGTCGATCAGGGTGGTGACGGATATGGCGCGGCGCAGGCCTTCAAGGCGGCTGGCCGGGCGGAGCCGATCATCATCATGGGCAACCGGCAGGACGAACTCGCCTGGTGGAAGCAGCAGCATGACGCGAACGGCTACACCACCTGGTCCGCCACCATCGCGCCGGGCGTTTCCTCCCTCGCGCTGTGGGTGACGCAGCAGATTCTCGACGGCAAGAGCGTGCCGCATGATCTGACAGTGCCGTATCTGGAGATCACGCAGGCCGGCTTGGATGACGCAGTGAAATCGACCCCGGTGGGGAGCGTCGCCAACGTCGTCTATACGCAAGCCGATGCCGTTAAGGCGATCGCCGCCAATACCGGCAAGTAGTCCCATGGGTCATGAGATCGTACGCCTCGGCGCCGTCACCAAGAGCTTCGGTGCGGTCAAGGCGCTGACAGGCGTCGATCTCACGATCGTCGCGGGACAAGCATTGGGACTTGTCGGCCATAACGGGGCCGGCAAGTCCACGTTGATGCATGTGCTGACGGGCACCATCGCGCCCACCACCGGCACGGTGGAAGGCGCGGGCGCGGACGGTGCCGACTACACCGTCATTGCCGCTAAAAGGCTTGGTCTGCGCTGCGTCTTTCAGGAATTGTCGCTCTGCCCTAACCTGACGGTCGCCGAAAATACCCGCATCATGCATCCGCGCCTGCGTGGCTTCGGCTGGCGTCGCCGCGCTGGCGCGCTGATCGGCGCGCAGCTCGACGAGATGTTTCCCGGCCATGGCATTGCCCCCGGCACCGTCATCTCCGATCTGTCGATCGGTCGGCGCCAGATGGTGGAGATTGCGCGCGCCTTCACGGTCACCCAAGACCCGCTGCGCATGGTCATTCTGGACGAGCCGACGTCATCGCTCGATCCCAGCACGTCTCGCCAATTGCTGACCTTCATGCGGCGCTTTGTGGCAGGCGGCGGCAGCACGATTTTGATTTCGCATCTGCTGCGCGAAATCCTTGATTATTGTGACCGCACCGTGGTGATGCGGGATGGCACCGTGGTTGCGGATGAGCCGACGCCGAATTTTGATCGGGAGCGGCTGATCGTGACCATGGGCGGGGCGGCCGAGGGCCATGCGGCGGCGCCGGTGGCGCGCATTGACGCGGGGGAGCGCATATTGCGCGTGAGGTCCCGCCCGAAAGGTCAGGCCGGCGGCCTCGAACTCCGCGCCCATGCCGGGGAGATTATCGGCCTCGCCGGTCTCGCGGGGCACGGACAGTCCGATCTGCTGGTCGATGTCTTCGACGCCGGCACATCCGCCGCTGGCCGCAGCGAAGTGCATGGCCCAGTGGCGCTGGTCGCCGGTGACCGGCAGACGGATGGGGTGTTTCCGCTGTGGTCGATTGCCGACAATATCACCATCCGCTCGCTGTCGACGCTGACGAAGGGCCTGCTTATTTCCCGCGAGCGGGTGGACGCGCTGGCGCAATCCTGGAAGCAGCGCATCGGCATCCGCACGCCCGACATGAACAACAACATTCTGTCGCTCTCGGGCGGCAATCAGCAGAAGGCGCTGTTTGCGCGCGCCCTGGGCTCGGATGCCGACATCATCCTGATGGACGACCCAATGCGTGGCGTCGATATCGGCACCAAGCTCGATGTCTATGCGCTGATCCGCGCCGAAGCGGAGAAGGGGCGAACCTTCTTGTGGTACACGACGGAAATGGACGAGCTGGAGCATTGCAGCACGGTCTTCGTCTTCCGCAATCACCAGATCGTGGCCGAACTCGGCCGTGACGAACTCACGGAGGAACGCGTGATCCATTCTTCGTTCCAAGAGGTTGCATGACGGTCGCCCCGCAGACGATGGACGGGTCCGCGTCCAGGCGCACCCGAGGGATCAATATGCGCCGCCTGTTTCGGTCCGCGCTGCCGGCGATCTCTCTCTTGATCGTTCTTCTGGCGATCAACGACTTCAATCCGCGTGCCATCAGCTATTTCGGCTTCAACCTGATGCTGAATCTCGCGGTGCCGGTGGCGCTGGCCACCATCGCGCAGCTTTGCGTCATCACCGTCAGTGACCTCGATCTGTCGATCGGCGCCTATGTCGGCTTCATCGCTTGCGTGACGACGACATGGTTGCCCCAAAGCCCGCTCCTCGGCGGCGGCGTGATCCTGGGTTCGATCGCGTTATACGCGGCGCTCGGCGCGCTGGTTCAGTGGCGTCAACTGCCGTCCATCGTGGTCACGCTCGGCATGAGTTTCGTTTGGCTCGGTCTCGCTTTGTTGGTGCGGCCATCGCCGGGCGGTGAATCGCCGGCCTGGTTGCAGAGCTTCATGGGACTGCATGTGCCCTATGTGCCGTTCCCCATTGTCGCCGCCGTCGTCATCGCGGCGGTGATGCACTTCGTGCTCATGAGAACCGCCTTCGGCGCCGTGCTGCGCGGCGCGGGCGGCAATCCGGCGGCGGTGGCGCGCGCCGGCTGGTCGCTGCTGCGCATCAAGGCCACGGCTTACGCGATGGCCGGCGTCTTCGGCAGCCTCGCCGGCATGTCCCTGGTCGGCGTCTCAACCTCGGGCGACGCGAATATGGCCAACGGCTACACGCTGCTTTCCATCGCCGGGGCGATTCTGGGCGGCGCGGAGTTCATCGGCGGCCGCGTGTCGCCCATCGGCGCGGTGATGGGCGCCTTGACCCTGCAACTTGCGGCGGTCGCGCTGAATTTCTTCCAATTGCCGCATTTGCTGCCGGGGTTTCGCATCCCGTCCGAATGGCAGGTGGGGGCGCAGGGCCTGATCCTCATCCTCATCCTGGCGGTGCGCGCCCTCATCAATCGGAGTGACGCATGAACCTCATGGCGCTCCGTAACCGGCCCTGGATCTGGTCCTTCATGGGCGCGGCCGTGGTCTGGGCTCTGGCCGTCATCCTGGCCGGCGGCCATGGCGGCTGGTCGATTGTCACCACGGCCATCGCCTTCTCGGCTTTCACGGTGCTGGTCGGCATCGGGCAGATGTTCGTCATCACGCTGGGGCCAGGGAACATCGACCTGTCGCTGCCCGCCAATATCGGCCTCGCCAGCGCCGTCGCCATGAAGATGATGGATGGGTCCGATCCGCGCATCGCCCTCGGTCTAGCGGGTGCGATCGGTGCGGGCCTCGCCATCGGCATCGTCAATTACCTGCTGATCCGGCTGCTGCGCATTCCTCCGTTGATCGCGACCCTGTCGTCGAGTTTCGTGATCCGCTCGATCGGAATCAATTACGGCAATGGCTTGCAGATCAAGCCGCCGCCAGCCTTCGCGCATTTTGCCTCCCTGCGACTGGGCGGCATTTCGGTGCTCGCAGTGCTCGTCCTGCTGTTCTCGGTCGTCGTTGGCATAACGCTGGCGCGCACCGTCTATGGCCGGTCGGTGCTGGCTGTCGGCCAGAATATGCGCGCGGCCCGGCTTGCCGGTATTTCCGTTAGTCGCGTGCGCTTCGTGACTTACGCGCTGTGCGGCGCCTTGGGCGGCTTGTGTGGCGCCTTGCTGGCCGGGTTCACGGGCGGATCGTCGCTGGATGTCGGTGCCGAATATCTGCTGACGTCGATCGCGGTGGTGGTGATCGGCGGCACCTCGGTCGCAGGTGGCATGGCCAATGTGCCCGGTCTCTGGGGGGCTGCGCTGATGCTGTTCCTGATTGCGACGCTGTTGAACTCGTCCGGCCTGGGCATCGGGGTTCGAGACCTGATGACAGGCGTCATCATCATCGCAGTGATTACCCTAGCCGGCGGACGCCGGCAGACGCGATAGCGGGTCGCTTCACGGCGGATGACGCTGCGCTCATCCGCCCTACACCACGGTCCGTAGGGTGGATGAGCGCAGCGTGTTCCACCTAATCCCGCAACTTCGCGTATTTCGCGTCGAGCGCCTTGATGCCCTCGACATTCACCACGGACGATCCCTGCGGATCGAAATGCGATTCCAGGAACTTGTCGACGATCGCCTTGGCGAGTTCCGGCCCGATCACCCGCGCGCCCATGGTAATGATATGGGCGTCGTTACTTTTTGCGGCGCGTTCGGCGGAATAGGTATCGTGCGTATGCGCCGCACGAATGCCCGGAATCTTGTTCGCCGAGATGCAAACGCCAATGCCGGTGCCGCAGCATAGAATGCCACGATCGTAATGGCCCTCCAGAATGGCACTCGCGATGCGCTCGGCGAGCGACGCGTAAAGCTCGGTTCCGCCGGGCACGGCGCGGCCGAGATCGACCACCTCATGCGCGCCACCGGACAGGTGGCGGAAAATGACATCCGACAGCGGCAAGCCGGCGCTGTCTCCACCCACGACGATTCTCATGATGCGTCCTCTCCCATTGCGTTCGCGACAATAGCCACGATCTCGGCCAAGCCCTCGGCGGTCCATGCATAGCGGCCAACGAAAAGCCCATCCACCTCAGTGATCGCAGCGAGGGCAGGGGCATTCGCGGCCGTGACAGAGCCGCCATACAACAGGCGCGTCATCGATGCCGGTCCCGCGCCGAAATGCTGCGCGAGCGTTGCGCGCAAATCCGTCAGGCGGTCGGATACATAGTCGGGGTCGGCCGCCGCCGTGGCACCAATGGCCCAGCGCGGCTCATAGGCGAGCACGAGGGCGGGCAGGGCGTCGGCCGGCTGGTCGGCCATCGCCGTCATGACCTGATCGAGGATGACGGCATCGGCCCGCCCGGCATGCTTGTCCTCTCCGGTCTCGCCGATGCACAGGATGGGCGTCAGCCCATGCCTTAGGGCGGCATTCACCTTCAGGCGCACGGCGGCATAGGTTTCGCCGAAATGCTCCAGCCGCTCGGAATGGGCGAGCGCCACATAGCGGCAGCCGGCTTCGACCAGCATCGGGGCCGAAATCTCCCCGGTCCAAGCGCCGCGATCGTCCCAATGGACGTTCTGCGCACCGATGGCGATATCCGCGCCATCTGCGGCGGCCGCGGCCGCCGCGAGGGCCGTGAAGGGCGGCAGCACGAAGACATCCACATCGGGATGCGGGATCTGCGCCATCAGGCTGCGCAGGGCATCGATATAGGCCACGGCCTCGGCAATGCCGTGGTTCATCTTCCAGCCGGTGCCGACCAGCTTGCGGCGCAGTATCATGGCGACCCTATCATTCGAGCGGTGTCAGACGCGATGCGGGAACGCGCCGCGACGGTATATCCGGGCGCGGCGCAGCGGGGTAGAGCGGCGCCATGGACAAAGCAGTGACGGCGGGTGTGCGAAGCTCGGTCGGGCGGGGCGTGGTGATCGCCTTTCTGGCCTATGCGACCTATGCCTGGAGCGATGCCTCGGTGCGGTTGCTGCGCGGCTCCATCCCACCCTTCGAGCTGGTCTTCTTCGGATCGGTTTTGGGCCTGCTGGCCATTCCCATGGTCCGCAAACCGACCGAACGATGGCGCGACCTGTGGCATTGCAACCATCGTGGCCTCTGGTGCCTGCGCGCTTTGGCGGCGGTCGCGGGCGCCTTGTTCTCGGTCATCGCCTTCACCCGCCTGCCGATGGCCGAAGCCTTCGCGCTCATCTTCCTGCTGCCATCCTTCGTGACCATCCTGTCGGTCATCTTCTTGAAGGAGCGGGTGGGCTGGCGGCGGTGGTCCGCCGTCATCGCCGGCTTCGTCGGCGTGCTGATCGTGTTGAGGCCGGGCCTGCATCCGCTGGGCATCGGCCATCTCGCCGCCATCGGCAGCGGCCTCGCCGGTGCCGTCACCATCATCGTGCTGCGCAAGCTGGGTCCGACCGAGACGCGCATCTCGCTCTATGGCGCCGGGCTGCTCGGGCCGCTGGTGGCGAGCTTCGTGCTCATGCTGCCCCATTTCGTGGTGCCGGAGGGGCGGGAATGGGCGTTGATTCTGGCCTACGGGCTGCTCGGTGGGATCGGGAACGTGTTTCTGATGTTGGCCTCGGGCCTGGCGCCGGCAAGCCTGGTGGCACCGCCGCAATATAGCCAAATGCTCTGGGCGATCGCCCTGGGCTATCTGGTGTTCCACGACCACCTCGATCTGCTGATGTTCGTGGGTGCCGCTGTGATTATCGGCGCCGGGCTGTTCACGTTGTCGCGTGAGCGGGTGCGCAAGCCGCGTTGGTGGAGCCGCACCCCGCCCATCCATCCGCAATCCTTGTAACGTCATCTACGAATCGGACGGGGAGGAAAAATCATGACGAAGACTGTGAATTGGGGCGTGCTGAGCACGGCCCTCATCGGGCGCGAGAAGGTCATTCCCGCGATGCAGAAGGGCACGGTCAGTCGTGTCACGGCCATCGCCTCCCGCGATCTCGCAACGGCGCAGCGCACCGCCGGGGCCCTGGGCATCCCGAAAGCCTATGGCAGTTACGAGGAACTGCTCGCCGATCCAGATATCCAGGCGATCTATAATCCGCTGCCGAACCACTTGCATGTGCCATGGACCATCAAGGCCCTGGAAGCCGGCAAGCACGTGCTGTGCGAAAAGCCCATCGCCCTGGATACGGCGGAAGCCCGCACCCTGCTGGCGGCGCGGGACCGTTCGGGCCTGATCGTCGCCGAGGCCTTCATGGTCCGCTACACGCCATGGTGGCAGCGCGTCCGCGCCCTGGTGCGGGAAGGCCGACTGGGCGAGGTTCATGCCATCCAGACCGCCTTCACCTATTTTCTCGATGACCCCACCAATATCCGTAACATGGCGGGCATCGGCGGCGGCGGTTTGATGGATATCGGCTGCTACGCCATCGCGACCGCCCGCTACATCTATGGCGCCGAGCCGCTCAAGGTCTCGGGCCTGATCGACCGCGACCCCACCATGGGCACGGACCGGCTGACCAGCGCCGTGATGCAATTCCCGACCGGCCATTTGACCTTCACCTGCTCGACGCAATTGGCGCCGCATCAGCGCGTGACCGTGATGGGCACCAAGGCACGGGTGGAGGTGATGATCCCCTTCAACGCCCCGCCGGACGCGCCCTGCCGTATCGTCATCGATGACGGCGAAGCCCTGGACGGATCGGGCGCAGTCGCGGAAACCTTCGCGGTGGCGGACCAATACACCCTTCAGGGCGACGCGGTGTCGCGCGCCATTCTGGGGGAGTTTCCGCTGGAGTTTCCGCTGGAGGATGCGGCCGCCAATATGCGGGTGATCGACGCCGTATTCCGGTCGGCGGAAAGCGGCGCCTGGGAAACACCCTGAGGGAAGCTCGGCTGGCGGAATAGGCTGGGCTTTTCCGCCCTACACTCCCGGCGTCGTAGGGCGGAAAAGCGCAGCCTATTCCGCCGAACTTGGGAGTGAAGACGATTAAGTCGCTTCAGTTGGGGGGACAGAGTTTTCGCCGTAGGGTAGAGTGCTGCCAAAATCGGGCAGGGAAACACCATGAAGCGCTTTGCTATTCTAACGGCCTTCGCCGTGTCTCTGCTCGTCGGTCCCCTCAGCCTGCCTGCACGCGCACAAGATGACGGACCGGAGATCGATCTCCCCGGCTTGCAATCGGACGCCGATGCCTATGCCGCCGCGCTGCGGCTGCCCTTTCCCGCCGGCGCCTCGGATGAACAGAAGCAAAAGGCGGCGGATGCCGTCGCGGCAGCCGTGGCCACAGGCAACGCGACGGCCGAAGTAGCGGCGATGCAGCGCGCCATCGGCGCGCTGGGTGGCGACGCAACCTGGAACGCCTGGCTCGCCTTGGCCTCCGCTGAAATGGCCTTGGTGCCGCCCAATGCCGTGCACGGCCTGCAAGCGGCGTGGACGGCCTTCCAGCACATCGACGAGAGCAGCGATACGGCGGCGCAGGATCAAGTCTCCGCGCTGCGGGTCATGGATAAGGCGTTGGCCGCCCTCAATAAGCCGGTGCCGGAGGTCGAGGTGCTGCGGGCCATTGCCCGCCGTCTGCCCGGCGATCATGCGGCCCAACAGGCGGCGCTTGAGGGCTTGCAGCGGACCGGCCTGATCTATCGCAGCCTGTCGACGGACGCCGAGGCCTTTCCCGCCCGCGCCTGCATCGGTTTCCTGGGCAATCCCAGCAGCGCGCCGAGCTTTCATGCCGGCGATTGGGTGACGCTCGACCCGGCCCTGAAGGACGCGGCGGTCACCCTCGAGTCGGGCAAGATCTGCGTGACGGGCCTCCCGGCCGGCGCGACCACGACCGTGACGTTGCTGCACGGCATGCCGGGCGATGACGGCACGTCCCTGCATCAGGATCTGGTCCTGCCCGTGGCGATGCCCGATCGCCAGCCGCGCATGGTGTTTGATGGCGCGCGCTACCTGCAACCCCGTAACGGTGCAGCGACCGTCGCGCTCGATGTCGTCAATTTGTCGGCCGTGAAGCTGACGCTCGTGAAGATCGCAGAGCGGAACTTGCTGCATGTCATGCAGACCTATCCCCCCGGCAATAACGACCTTGGTTCGGACGCAGCGACGGACCTCGCGCAGAATCAGGGCAAGGTCATCTGGACCGGCAGCGCGCCCGTATCGGGCTATACGCGCAATGAGCTCGATCACGTCGTGCTGCCCTTGCCGCCGACGCTGAAGGACCCGGGACTCTATGCCCTGCTCGCTTCGCCGGGGGACGGCACGCCCTTCGCGGATGGCTCGGCGCCCGGCGCCGTGCAGCTTATCCTGCGCACCGATCTCGCTCCCACCGTCTGGCACGGGGCGGAGGGCGACACGATCCAAATCCGCTCATATGCCAGCGGCCTGCCGGTGGCGGGTGCGGCGATCGACCTCGTTGCCACGGATAATGAGATTCTTGACCAGGCGACGACCGACCAGGATGGCATCGCCCATATCGCCCAGCCGCTGCTCGCGGGTCAGAACGGCCAGGCCCCGGCCGCGCTGCATATTCGCGGCGCGGATGGGGATTTCACGCGGCTCGATCTGACGGCGCCCGACTTCGATCTGTCCGATCGTGGCGTGTCCGGCACGGCGCAGCCTGGCCCGGTCGATCCCTTCATCTGGCTCGACCGTGGCATCTATCGCCCGGGCGAGACCGTGCAGGTGATGGCGCTGCTCCGCGATGAAGCCGGCCAGCCCACCGATTTGCCGCTGCATCTGATCGTGACGCGGCCGGATGGCCGGGTGTTTCAGGATACCGTGCCGCCTCGCGCGGCGGGCCAATCGATCCATGCCGCCGTCACGCTATCCTCCGGCGCGCAATTCGGCACTTGGACGGTGTCGCTGCAAACCGACCCCAAGTCCTCGGCCATCGCCAGCCAAACCTTCCAGGTCGATGCCTTCGTGCCGCCGCGTCTGGCGGTGGAATTTGCCGGCGCACCCGCCATTCTCGAACCCGGCCGCAGCACTGATCTGCCGGTTTCCGTACGCTTCCTGTATGGCGCGCCGGGTGCGGATCTGTCCGGCAGCGGCACCGTCACGCTGTCGTTGAACCCGACGCCTTTCGCCGATTTCTCGACCTACCGCTTCGGCGTGTCGGATGAGGTTTTCGCGCCCAAGCAGAGCCAGGTCGATCTGGCGGCGACCGATGACCAGGGCAAGACGGTGCTGCCGATCGATCTGTCGGCGGTGCCGGATTCCACGGGTGCTGTCACCGCCACGATCGCGGTGACGGTGAACGACCCCGCCGGCCGCAGCGTCGGCGCCAGCACCACCATTCCGGTACGGCCTGTGGCGCCGCTTATCGGCATCGCCGAAGACTTTGCCGATGACACCGTGGATGCCAGTGCCAAGGCCGGCTTCCACTTTGTCGCCATCGGGCCGGACGGAAAGCGCGTGGCGATGCCCGTGCAGATCCGCCTCGTGCGGCAGGAGCCGGATTGGCGCCTGTCGGTTCAAAACGGCCAAGCGC
This window encodes:
- the tpiA gene encoding triose-phosphate isomerase, coding for MILRRKLVGTGWKMNHGIAEAVAYIDALRSLMAQIPHPDVDVFVLPPFTALAAAAAAADGADIAIGAQNVHWDDRGAWTGEISAPMLVEAGCRYVALAHSERLEHFGETYAAVRLKVNAALRHGLTPILCIGETGEDKHAGRADAVILDQVMTAMADQPADALPALVLAYEPRWAIGATAAADPDYVSDRLTDLRATLAQHFGAGPASMTRLLYGGSVTAANAPALAAITEVDGLFVGRYAWTAEGLAEIVAIVANAMGEDAS
- the denD gene encoding D-erythronate dehydrogenase; its protein translation is MHILIIGAAGMVGRKLTERLAADGAIGGTPITAFTLADMVTPHPPAGFSGTADCVTADLTVSGAATTLLAGKPDVIYHLAAIVSGEAEADFEKGYSVNLDGTRHLLEAIRTSQAGTGWKPRVIFASSIAVFGGDMPDVISDEYFLTPETSYGTQKAICELLLADYSRRGFIDGIGLRLPTVCVRPGKPNRAASGFFSGIIREPLAGQTAILPVSEDVRHWMGSPRATVQFLLHAATLDLSLLKNRRSLTMPGLAVTVGEQIAALERVAGPKVTALIKHEPDPVIAHIVSGWARGFDPSRAEALGFVAERQFDDIIRIHIEDELGGTLPA
- a CDS encoding ABC transporter substrate-binding protein, giving the protein MSWAAHCRPDHPDGTMSGPNGRMNHRAQDPVYWEDETMKYLLCSTALALSIGVAMAPAHADTSGKRIALSNNYAGNSWRQAMLQAWTEAGKAAMGDKALAAADSFTTADKEVTTQAAQVQNLILQGYDAIVIDAASPDALNGAIKAACDAHIVVVSFDGIVTEPCAYRLTVDFKSLGEKQVDYLAGRFPNGGNLLEIRGLAGTSIDGLIHDGIVAGVAKHPGFKIVGSVEGDWDEATAQKAVSTVLSSLPQVVGVVDQGGDGYGAAQAFKAAGRAEPIIIMGNRQDELAWWKQQHDANGYTTWSATIAPGVSSLALWVTQQILDGKSVPHDLTVPYLEITQAGLDDAVKSTPVGSVANVVYTQADAVKAIAANTGK
- a CDS encoding sugar ABC transporter ATP-binding protein; translation: MGHEIVRLGAVTKSFGAVKALTGVDLTIVAGQALGLVGHNGAGKSTLMHVLTGTIAPTTGTVEGAGADGADYTVIAAKRLGLRCVFQELSLCPNLTVAENTRIMHPRLRGFGWRRRAGALIGAQLDEMFPGHGIAPGTVISDLSIGRRQMVEIARAFTVTQDPLRMVILDEPTSSLDPSTSRQLLTFMRRFVAGGGSTILISHLLREILDYCDRTVVMRDGTVVADEPTPNFDRERLIVTMGGAAEGHAAAPVARIDAGERILRVRSRPKGQAGGLELRAHAGEIIGLAGLAGHGQSDLLVDVFDAGTSAAGRSEVHGPVALVAGDRQTDGVFPLWSIADNITIRSLSTLTKGLLISRERVDALAQSWKQRIGIRTPDMNNNILSLSGGNQQKALFARALGSDADIILMDDPMRGVDIGTKLDVYALIRAEAEKGRTFLWYTTEMDELEHCSTVFVFRNHQIVAELGRDELTEERVIHSSFQEVA
- a CDS encoding ABC transporter permease, whose translation is MTVAPQTMDGSASRRTRGINMRRLFRSALPAISLLIVLLAINDFNPRAISYFGFNLMLNLAVPVALATIAQLCVITVSDLDLSIGAYVGFIACVTTTWLPQSPLLGGGVILGSIALYAALGALVQWRQLPSIVVTLGMSFVWLGLALLVRPSPGGESPAWLQSFMGLHVPYVPFPIVAAVVIAAVMHFVLMRTAFGAVLRGAGGNPAAVARAGWSLLRIKATAYAMAGVFGSLAGMSLVGVSTSGDANMANGYTLLSIAGAILGGAEFIGGRVSPIGAVMGALTLQLAAVALNFFQLPHLLPGFRIPSEWQVGAQGLILILILAVRALINRSDA
- a CDS encoding DMT family transporter, coding for MDKAVTAGVRSSVGRGVVIAFLAYATYAWSDASVRLLRGSIPPFELVFFGSVLGLLAIPMVRKPTERWRDLWHCNHRGLWCLRALAAVAGALFSVIAFTRLPMAEAFALIFLLPSFVTILSVIFLKERVGWRRWSAVIAGFVGVLIVLRPGLHPLGIGHLAAIGSGLAGAVTIIVLRKLGPTETRISLYGAGLLGPLVASFVLMLPHFVVPEGREWALILAYGLLGGIGNVFLMLASGLAPASLVAPPQYSQMLWAIALGYLVFHDHLDLLMFVGAAVIIGAGLFTLSRERVRKPRWWSRTPPIHPQSL
- a CDS encoding NAD-dependent epimerase/dehydratase family protein; its protein translation is MNGSAKRVAVTGACGNLGRKLVTHLIAADWCEEVVALDLIAYEAGGPKVTAVVADLADRKDQRWQDAIQGVDAIVHFAAQRPYVDATWEDSTTSIDMTLNLTGAAVEAGVGRFIFATSNHVMGGYKEDSDSMAPGSLTVDLSPRPGTQVREPDGSLSLPYAYAVTKLTGERICRERALGSHGTLTTVAVRIGWCQPGVNRPETLNATGQPGVEDTGPQDAEAKRDLAWFRNMWLSNRDFAQVFERAIRADASGWPAPAIIVNGMSKNSGMLWDIALTERLLGYRPEDDAATG
- a CDS encoding ABC transporter permease; amino-acid sequence: MNLMALRNRPWIWSFMGAAVVWALAVILAGGHGGWSIVTTAIAFSAFTVLVGIGQMFVITLGPGNIDLSLPANIGLASAVAMKMMDGSDPRIALGLAGAIGAGLAIGIVNYLLIRLLRIPPLIATLSSSFVIRSIGINYGNGLQIKPPPAFAHFASLRLGGISVLAVLVLLFSVVVGITLARTVYGRSVLAVGQNMRAARLAGISVSRVRFVTYALCGALGGLCGALLAGFTGGSSLDVGAEYLLTSIAVVVIGGTSVAGGMANVPGLWGAALMLFLIATLLNSSGLGIGVRDLMTGVIIIAVITLAGGRRQTR
- a CDS encoding RpiB/LacA/LacB family sugar-phosphate isomerase; translated protein: MRIVVGGDSAGLPLSDVIFRHLSGGAHEVVDLGRAVPGGTELYASLAERIASAILEGHYDRGILCCGTGIGVCISANKIPGIRAAHTHDTYSAERAAKSNDAHIITMGARVIGPELAKAIVDKFLESHFDPQGSSVVNVEGIKALDAKYAKLRD